CTGCTCGCTGGACTTGCCCACGCAACAACATTCGGGCGGCAATACCATTTTCCAAAATTTCAAAAATCTTGTAAACGAGCATTATAGCCAATGGCACACTACGCAGCAATACGCCGCGCAACTGTTCATTACGCCCGATTACCTAAATCGCTTGGTTAAAAATCAGACAGGCAAAACTGCCAAAGACTACATTCAGAGCCGCATCATCGTGGCGGCCAAACATCTATTGTATTTCACGGAACTTTCCAACAAAGAAATTGCCTATCAACTCGGATTTTCCGAACCTGCCAACTTTAGTGCTTTCTTCAAAAATGCGACAGGCGTTGCGCCCTCAGCGTTCAAGCGCGAAAACATCGGATTTTAATAAGCTATTTCCGCCTTTTTATATTCTTTTGCTGGGGTTTTGTTCGGAAATTTGTATGGATTCAAAAACACAATTACGAACATGAACAGAAAAGATTTTATAAAAAAAGGATTGTTAGGCGCAGGCATTTTTGCAAGTTCTGGCGCAGTGGCTGGCGTTATCCAAAACGACATTGACGAGTTAAAAGAACTCGAAATTTTGGGGTTCAATCATTTGCCCAACAAAGAAGAACGCACCCTCAACACCGTGTTGCACAAAGCCACCACGCGCGGCCATGCCGACCACGGTTGGCTCAACACGCACCATTCCTTTAGCTTTGCCAACTACTACAACCCCGACCGTATGCACTTTGGCGTGTTGCGCGTACTCAACGACGATGTAGTTTCGGCAGGAATGGGATTTAGCACACACCCACACGACAATATGGAAATTGTTTCCATTCCGCTCGAAGGCGATTTGGAACACAAAGACAGCATGGGCAACACGGCCATTATCAAAGAAGGTGACGTGCAGGTAATGAGCGCAGGAACAGGCATTTACCACAGTGAATACAACAAAAACCAAGACAAAGACGTGAAGTTTTTGCAAATTTGGGTGTTCCCCAACAAAAGCAACGTACAGCCGCGTTACGACCAAATTTCTATCCGAAGTGTAGAAAAGAAAAACGCTTTTTATCAGGTACTTTCCCCCAGCCCCAACGACCAAGGCGTATGGATACACCAAAACGCATGGTTTCATTTGGGCAAATTTGACCAGCACATCAACACCTCCTACAAACTCAAAGACCGCAACAATGGCGTTTATTTGTTCGTGTTGGATGGCGAAATAGAAGTAAACGGCCAAAAACTCACCAAAAGAGATGGTTTCGGCCTTTGGAACACCGACAAGGTAAGTGTTAAAACCATGTCGCACAGCCGCGTTTTGCTCATGGAAGTCCCCATGACGCTCTAATTTTTGAGCAAATGAAATTTTATAGATTTGGTTAGATTTTCAGAGAAAAAAACTCTCCGTGGCTTGTGTCTTCACAAGCCACCTGCACACAGACTTACGGGCTGTGGGGAAGATGTCAAGCCTACGGCGTTTATTTTATGCAATATTCATTGGCTACAAAGATACCAAGCCTAAAGGCTTTGCGATTTCAAAATAAAGCAACTCATTACATTTTCTCCGTGGTTTGTGAAGACACAAGCACAAGCCACCTGCACGCACACTTACGGGCTGTGAGGACACAGCCCGTGGGAAAGACACAGACCGCGAGAAAGATTTAGTTAAATTTTCAGAGAAAAAACCAACCAACTTTTGCCGCGAACCAGTAACTTTAGGCAATCAGAAACATTAAATCAGCTACCCAAAATGTCAAATATTGACCTTATCATCGAAGAACGCGCCGCCAACATCGGCAATTTTATGGTTGG
This genomic stretch from Flexibacter flexilis DSM 6793 harbors:
- a CDS encoding pirin family protein, producing the protein MNRKDFIKKGLLGAGIFASSGAVAGVIQNDIDELKELEILGFNHLPNKEERTLNTVLHKATTRGHADHGWLNTHHSFSFANYYNPDRMHFGVLRVLNDDVVSAGMGFSTHPHDNMEIVSIPLEGDLEHKDSMGNTAIIKEGDVQVMSAGTGIYHSEYNKNQDKDVKFLQIWVFPNKSNVQPRYDQISIRSVEKKNAFYQVLSPSPNDQGVWIHQNAWFHLGKFDQHINTSYKLKDRNNGVYLFVLDGEIEVNGQKLTKRDGFGLWNTDKVSVKTMSHSRVLLMEVPMTL